AGTGATTCCGAAATCAATGGATCGAATCATGTTCAACTCAGCTATAAAAAGTGTTTGACCAGCAGCTTCGAACATACAACATTCAGAACTTCAATTAACAAATTCTCACGATCTCTCTATTGCATGCTGCTCAAAAAGACAAGTCAATTAAAGTCGTAATGCTTCTCCGATGATTGAAAACTCAAAACTCTAACTCTTTAAGTCGTcgatataattttcatttatagCATTTAATCTTTAAACCATGTAAAACTAAAAGTGTCagtattgtttttattttctttatttattccgTTACGTTTTACTCCGGTTCCTTTTTGAAATCGTGAAAAAgtcatgagcgttattcaccctcctcttctAATATAACGATCCTATATAAATTATAGTTGACCACTGTAAAGAAGAGTCTACCGTAATAAGAACTATATTACTCAACAAGATAGACACTTTAAGGTTGGGAGTGTAAACTAGAGGCTCCATCTTAGTTGGGGCCACATGGCATTAGTTGTTAATTTATTACtcataaaatcattttttaaaaaaagaattatACAAAATAAGAAGAGCCCTAATAAAATTGATTAAGTTGAAATGTGGAGGACTACTTTTTAGTGGTCGAAGGAGTCCCAATTAACTTCCATGTCCTTTCAAGGCATGAGGGGCATGTTTGAAACCTCATTGATTCGGAAACCCCCCACGCACTATACAAATTCTTCTCTGAAGCGCCAGCTAGCTAGCCGTGCCTGCCTACCTTCGTTTACCTTGACTTATACAGGACGCTTTTGACTCGCACTTTCCATGTGATAATTAAATCAACACCATCCGGAACAACAGTCCTGCACCacaacaatttattttaaattgatcaCGTTTTCGAACGCCGGCCTCTCAAGTCTCATCcaaatttaaattcatttaagCATGTCATAATTATCGTGTTTATTAATTATTTGGCTcaggaaaaaaaaatttgattaaccAAGTAACAAGGGGCGTCAAAGTGGAGCCTATTTGATAATTCGAACAAAATAAGACTTTTTGCCGTAACATCCAAATTACGTATAAATATATACACACGTGAAAAAGGTCGATGTCCTCGAAGTTGAAACCTCGTTAACCACCCGCATACTTTCTTGcctaacaattaattaattaattaaattcagtGGGGACGGCAGTTTTTACGGCGCAACTTTCAGCCCGCTCGCCCGCCCGGCCGCCCGGTCCAACGGCAGAGCCTGACACGgctgttattagttaagcatccACAATGCTCTAGTGTTATAATACCCATCATATCATCAAAAAGTATGAGGCCCATTGTCAAATATTCGTTATAATAACATCCTCCTTTCACCCACATTAGAACTCATTATTCATGGGTCCCACCGTCCACTCACTCATTTTAACATTATACCATATTgaataaatatgttttaaaatatttaaattattattatttttttaataataattttatgtttaaaaatataattttattatttttcaaaaataatgttaatttttaaatatatttattaaataaaatagatatTTGTGAGAAAACGAAATTACAATGTTAGGAAAACGAAATTATAAAATTGGAATGAAAATATGTGTACATATTGATGGTTATTTATAGATGAAATTTCGAACTAACCGTTAATTAGCCGTTAAAAAGTAATCGTTAAATAATTAGccgttatttaatttttaatttaaaaatttatatttaaaaaatctattaTTTAAAAGAGctgtaaaattaaatattttaaaaaagtgttaccttttaacaaaatttaaaaactaataaagaaaCGTTATCTGACTTTaacgaaaataaaaaaaaataaaaaataaagtttggACATGGGGTGGGCCCGCCCTGGCCCACCCCAATGAACATTTGAACACGTTCAAGAGATTGAACGCGTTCAAATGTATTAATGTCATGTCAGCGTTCATAACGCGGTGTTAATGTACAGTGATATTATAACATAACGTTTAACGTCGCGTTGTGGATGCTCTTAGTTTGTTACTTGAGTATCTTAAAAAATTACTTCAAATATGAAATAAATAATGACAATTGTGAGATAAATAAGTACACAAACTCTAAAAATTTGAAATACGAAAAGAAACGTAACCTTATCAAAAAATGTCGGTCCGTCTGGCTTCTTGCATTGTATAGATAAaaacatttttagattttttttttcaaagactgTTGTGGACGTGTGGTTCTGTTTTGTCGTCTAATTGAAGCATGCCATAAATGTTAATTAGCATTTGACAATGGAAGTCTAAAACCCCCGCAGTCAACTCAAACGTATAGCTCAGCCACGAGTATGAACACTTCAAGCAGCCTACTTTATTTCCAGCTCCCTGCGTCGTCAGTATGAAAACAACGGCGGGGGGAGGCTTGTTCTTGAAGTGACTTCAAGGATACGGACCTTTTCCTTGGACAATtaaccctcctcctcctcctcctcctcttcttcttcttctttttctatcataTAAAGCTAGCTAATGCCTGCCTGACCTCCATTTTCTTGTTTCTAAAGTCCACCTCAAGGCAGAAGAGTGCATGGAGTTGCCTCCGGGCTTCAGGTTCCACCCCACGGACGAAGAGATCATCACCCACTACCTCATGCCAAAGGCCATCGACACTTCATTCTCTTCGAGGGCCATGGGAGAGGTGGACCTCTACAAGTGCGAGCCATGGGAGCTTCCAAGTAAGAGTATAGATCGATTATGTTCGCAACGTACGTATAATAGATAacgtataatatatatatatatatatagataacgtAACGTACGTTGATTCTCTTTTCAGGCAAGGCGAAGATGGAAGAGAAGAAATGGTACTTCTTCTGCCAGAGGGACAGGAAGTACCCTACGGGGGTGAGGACCAACAGGGCCACCGAGGCCGGCTACTGGAAGGCCACCGGCAAGGACAAGGAGATCTACAAGGAGAGAGGATCAGTGCTCGTGGGCATGAGGAAGACGCTGGTGTTCTACCAAGGCAGAGCCCCCAGAGGCCAGAAGACTAACTGGGTGATGCATGAGTTCAGGCTCCACACTTCTTTTCAAAGATCATCTGCACCAAAGGCATGCATGCAACAAGATAATATAATCAACTTATGTTTTATTATATATGCTCTAATTAATTAATTGGGTGATCATGTTAGTGCAGGACGAATGGGTTGTTTGCAGGGTCTTCCACAAGAACAGAGGAATTACAAAGAGAAGCCCAGTGGAAGAGCTGCCATATCTGATGAGCTCAAACGGTGCACCTCAAGCTCAAGCTCATGCTCATGGCCTGGACTACTTGCAGTTGCACCACCATCATGATATTGCAATTAGGAGGCACAGCAGGATGATGGAGCAGGTCTTCGTGGGGTGCCCCTCGCAAGAGCACACTGGCCTGAACACTGACTGCGGCACGGTCACTGCGTCGGCGATGAGGTTTGAGGATTACTGggatccatcttcttcttcttctggagGAGGAGCCATGGGTTGGGGCACCGTGTGGAAGTAGTTAATCAGGCATATGATGATatgcatgattttattttttaaaactatttaaatgTCAGACTTCATTAGATTAATTTTAGATAGACTGTTATGATTATgattgatacggtgcatgatcgtGGGGTTAAGGAGATGACGTGGTCGGGAATCAAACCCGTGGGGTGATCAGAAGTCTAGctcacgtggcggtcagaagtcaagcttacgtgacagtcaaaagtcagaCATACGTGGTGGTCAAGAGTATGACCTACATGGAGAATAATTCGGCCTACGTGGAGATTGAAGGTTCGGGTTGTAAGATGGTCCTGGTAAAGCACAAGTGTTAATCCCGAGGTGAGGCCTACACGTCGAGTAGGAACTCGGAAGCTAGGAGACAAGTCAGGATTTATAACCTTGCGGCACaaaatacatggatcaaagcgtacaggtcgggatgtgccagccaaggatacaggtcggaaCTTATAGCCTTGCTGCACAAagtacatggatcaaagcgtacaggtcgagatgtgccagccaaggatacaagtcaggacttatagccttgcggcacaaagtacatggatcaaagcgtacaggtcgggatgtgccagcgAAGGATACAAGTCATGACTTATAGTCTTGCGGCACAAAGTACATAGATCAAAGCATATAGAtcgggatgtgccagccaaggatacaggtcaggacttataatCCTTGCGACACAGAATACATGGATcaaggcgtacaggtcaggacactacaaaaaataaggcattctgggacgaatttaaaaaaaaaattcgttgcaaaattttttgggacgaaATCAGGGActaaaattttttcgtcccaaaatgtttgatgccaacttttggaacgaattatggtTTGTTGCAAATtcggcaacgaatttggggacaaaattggcgacgaataaaattttcgtccccaaattcgttgcaaaaaaggaACGAAtaattttttgttgcaaacttagcaacgaatttggggatgaattcaattcggaggaaataattttttgttgccaaatttgtccttatttttgcaacaaatttggggaagAATTCGGtgtcaaattattttttgttgctaagtttgtccctaatattgcaacgaatttggggacgaattcggtgacaaatttttttttgttgccaaatttgtccctaattttgcaacgaataataaatttgttgcaaaattggcaacGTATTTTGCAACAAAATTTGGCAATGACTTAATTTTCGTAGCCAAATTCATTGATaattttcataagcatttgcgacgaatttggggacaaaaatactaatttaattaataaataaattttcgtcccaaaatttgatacagaatctgggacgaatttttgtagattcgtcccagaattcgtcccaaattctgggatgaatccacatattcgtcccagattctgggacgaaaaaaAATTTGTCGCAAAATTATCGAGGATTACAATAGAGTGGGAACAAATCgttttcgtcgccaaattcgtccctaatattaaatttttttctccAGATTAAATTTCTTTCTATAATTCAATCCATAGATACATaaacaccaaattcaaataacatattatatacattcaacacatcctaatttcacATACAGGAGTAATAATTGAACTCGATCAACTcataattaaacaaatataaagatctcaacaaattttacaagatctatcttgTTCAAGCTTCTAGAAAATATTATAAAGTTCAACAATCAAATGTTAtataagtccatcatccatccaagGAGGTAAATAAACTAAGAATACATCAAGTCATCTTTGTCTGCCACAAAAGCTTTGCACCCCctcaaatctcctttgcctacataacaacaaacaaataaaccaaatcatgtgtaacaagaaagattgtaaatatgaTACGATATGCCCATGTAACAAGAAATATTTAAAACAAGACATAactgtgaaattccttaaacattcaaataaatgccctatttaccaacgatatgaaccatccatgtcataaaattataagaagtATCTTGAAGCTAAGTAAAAGTATCGTGaatatgatacaacctaatataaatgacacatcaaattgttataataatacctatttcaccatatcaatcaatagctacaaatattctatgtccatgtgacatggagagcatgaaagatattcttaaaatttcctaacatatgaaaatagctcaaatgaagaaaacacaaactaattaaacttaattttttcgtGATACAAGTGTTTTAGTAATCATGGTTACTTGGTTGCTAGGTAAACTCTAATCATAATTTGCAATTTGAACTAATAATGCAGTAGTAAcaaatttcaataaattaaaagtaattaaaaaataaataaataaataaataaaattaaaagtttaacatgttacttaatacttacttttttctcGGACTTTTAGTTCGCCTCACCAAccctgttaaaaacaaattgacaatattaattaaaataaaaattagaaaagttaacaagccattgattaatgtgtaaaacagtaaacatgagacaaataatcatcatacataattatagaaaatttctttaaataaactaacaaaacttacccatcatcaaaaatcaaagtcatcattgtgattatcatcatcatcctcctcctcctcttcctcattcTGCATTATACCTGAattcttgttatacatccaacttcgctcattctgcattttacctgaattcagctatttagttaaacattattaaaagagataaatcttatcattgaagatAAAACAATAAAGAACAGTTtatcaaaaagaagaaacataattaatcaactataaaataattatttaaagctaactttatatacagatcattaaatgcatattaatgaacttaggaatatcgaaaagaggtgaacaaatacagctgtcttcaactacactgagatcacgccaaattgagacctgcacaaacaacattatcaattaTTATAGTATTATTCTAACAATTTTAATAGAGTTGAAGCAATtgtaattaaattgaaataataatattttaatggaaCAAAATTTGGAAAAAACAAAATTACTCTCTATATTAGAGCAATTGTGGATCAGAATTGAcattttttaaatgaaaaataaaatattttgataaggatgtttttgagataaaaaatagaatagggccgcttctgttattttttttaaaagaaaatctttttaacagtaataataataatgagcaccctttaaattttgtatcaaagaaaaaaaaaacatgtcaaCTCTATTGTAATTTGTCCCTCCATTAATTAATTCCAATCTAAAAACTATCCTACAAGTATTGGTAATGATAAAGAGGATCAGTACACAGAAAATCAAAGGTAAATTTGTACCTATGGTATATTGGAGCTCCCCGTACATTTAGGATTCGAAACCCTAGTATCAAAATTTTGCCCTAGTGTAGTTGAGATTTTATTACTTCCACACCCCTAAACTGCACATCTATATACAAGAAGAACTACAAATCTTTATCCAAAAATA
This genomic stretch from Zingiber officinale cultivar Zhangliang chromosome 7A, Zo_v1.1, whole genome shotgun sequence harbors:
- the LOC122000442 gene encoding NAC domain-containing protein 100-like gives rise to the protein MELPPGFRFHPTDEEIITHYLMPKAIDTSFSSRAMGEVDLYKCEPWELPSKAKMEEKKWYFFCQRDRKYPTGVRTNRATEAGYWKATGKDKEIYKERGSVLVGMRKTLVFYQGRAPRGQKTNWVMHEFRLHTSFQRSSAPKACMQQDNIINLCFIIYALIN